One window of Silurus meridionalis isolate SWU-2019-XX chromosome 9, ASM1480568v1, whole genome shotgun sequence genomic DNA carries:
- the dbt gene encoding lipoamide acyltransferase component of branched-chain alpha-keto acid dehydrogenase complex, mitochondrial — protein sequence MAAFITVRSSFAFMRRLVSVQHLHKCCYSRLQALSVPHTHHVYSSNTLHQHRFFRTSCAAARPIVPFKLSDIGEGIMEVTVKEWYVKEGDRVSQFDSICEVQSDKASVTITSRYDGVVRKLYYDVDSTATVGTPLVDIETDGGHAVAPEEDVMEAPAVSQEEHTHQDIKGHKTQATPAVRRIAMENNIKLVEVVGTGKDGRILKEDILNFIAKQTGAILPPTPFHEIQPPPPTPPPAAKPKEMKPLSSPIPAIPRPVFTGKDRTEPLKGFHKAMVKTMTAALKIPHFGYKDEVDLSQLVRLRAELRNVAESRGVKLSYMPFFIKAASLALHHYPILNSSLDEACQNITYKASHNIGLAMDTPQGLLVPNVKNVQMLSVYEIAMELNRLQVLGVSGQLGTPDLTGGTFTISNIGSIGGTYAKPVILPPEVAIGALGKIQVLPRFNAKDEVVKAHIMYVSWSADHRIIDGATMCRFSNLWRSYLENPSSMVLDLK from the exons ATGGCGGCCTTCATTACAGTCAGGAGCTCATTCGCGTTTATGAGACGCCTG GTCTCCGTCCAGCATCTGCACAAGTGCTGTTACTCACGACTCCAAGCACTTtctgttccacacacacaccatgtgtaCTCCAGCAACACTTTGCATCAGCACAGATTTTTCCGCACCAGCTGTG CTGCAGCAAGACCAATTGTACCGTTCAAGCTTTCGGATATTGGGGAAGGAATTATGGAGGTGACTGTAAAAGAATG GTATGTGAAGGAAGGTGACAGAGTGTCTCAGTTTGACAGTATCTGTGAGGTGCAGAGCGACAAAGCATCAGTTACCATCACCAGCCGATACGACGGAGTCGTCCGCAAACTTTATTACGATGTCGATTCTACTGCAACCGTAGGCACGCCTCTTGTTGATATCGAAACCGACGGAGGACATG CTGTTGCTCCGGAGGAGGATGTGATGGAAGCGCCAGCAGTGTCGCAGGAAGAACACACTCACCAGGACATTAAAGGCCACAAGACACAGGCCACACCTGCAGTGCGACGCATAGCCATGGAAAACAAT ATCAAGCTCGTCGAAGTAGTCGGGACCGGAAAGGACGGGCGCATTCTCAAAGAGGACATCCTGAACTTCATAGCCAAGCAGACAGGAGCCATCCTACCCCCGACCCCCTTCCATGAGATTCAGCCTCCTCCTCCAACACCTCCTCCAGCTGCCAAGCCTAAAGAGATGAAGCCTCTGAGCTCTCCAATACCTGCCATCCCAAGGCCGGTGTTCACAGGCAAAGACCGCACCGAGCCGCTTAAGG GTTTCCACAAGGCCATGGTGAAGACGATGACCGCAGCTCTGAAGATCCCACACTTCGGCTATAAGGACGAAGTGGACCTGAGCCAGCTGGTGCGTCTGCGCGCCGAGCTGAGAAACGTGGCCGAGTCTCGAGGAGTAAAGCTTAGCTACATGCCGTTCTTCATCAAG GCAGCCTCACTTGCTCTCCATCATTACCCGATCCTGAACTCCTCCCTGGATGAAGCGTGCCAAAATATTACCTACAag GCTTCACACAACATCGGTCTGGCCATGGATACACCTCAGGGCTTACTGGTGCCCAATGTAAAGAATGTACAGATGCTCAGTGTGTATGAAATCGCCATGGAGCTCAATCGACTGCAGGTTTTGGGAGTATCCGGGCAACTTGGCACGCCGGATCTAACCGGAGGAACGTTCACAATCTCCAACATAGGCTCA ATCGGAGGCACTTATGCAAAGCCAGTGATTCTGCCACCCGAGGTTGCGATCGGCGCTCTCGGGAAAATCCAG GTTTTGCCCCGCTTCAACGCCAAGGACGAGGTTGTGAAAGCGCACATCATGTACGTGAGCTGGTCTGCAGATCACAGGATCATTGACGGCGCCACTATGTGTCGCTTCTCCAACCTGTGGAGGTCTTATCTGGAGAACCCATCCTCCATGGTACTGGATCTGAAGTAG
- the lrrc39 gene encoding leucine-rich repeat-containing protein 39 — protein sequence MTGVTVCFGTVNSVKALWETRIKKNKEELNREKKQRDRATVGRLTGTWEDRITLAKLKEKIVTEDGRIILRIENEEWKTLPAALVQLSQLQEWQLHRTGLQKIPRFISSFQSLIVLDLSRNAITEIPKEIGKLTRLRELLVSYNRLNVVPEELCSCECLERLELAMNRDLDELPQQFSNLKKLHHLDLSMNRFSTIPECVVNLPALEWLDMGGNQMEHLPDDIHKMEKLHTLWLQRNDLEYLPDNISRMHNLDTLVLSKNKLRDIPPLMEGMSNLRFVNFRDNPLTYDVTLPDLKEDVAEEDNDREMFGREFMHHYIHEARKRGSQTYMSVLNVTLDGSIDEVA from the exons ATGACCGGTGTGACTGTGTGTTTCGGGACGGTGAACTCAGTCAAAGCTTTATGGGAAACTAGGAtaaagaagaacaaggaggagttgaacagagagaaaaagcagaGGGACAGAGCGACTGTGGGAAG ATTGACTGGGACATGGGAGGATCGGATCACCTTGGCtaagttaaaagaaaaaattgtgaCCGAGGATGGAAGGATCATCCTACGCATCGAAAACGAGGAGTGGAAG ACTCTTCCTGCAGCTCTGGTCCAGCTCTCTCAGCTTCAGGAATGGCAGCTTCACCGAACAGGGCTTCAGAAGATACCTCGCTTTATCTCCAGCTTTCAGAGTCTTATTGTTCTCGACCTTTCACGCAACGCAATCACAGAAATTCCTAAAGAAATTG GTAAACTAACCCGGCTACGAGAGCTACTTGTGAGTTACAACAGACTGAACGTCGTCCCGGAGGAGTTGTGCAGCTGCGAGTGTTTGGAGAGACTGGAACTGGCAATGAACCGGGATCTAGATGAGCTTCCACAACAG TTCAGCAATTTGAAGAAACTACACCACCTGGACCTCTCAATGAATCGGTTCAGCACAATTCCCGAGTGTGTAGTAAATCTTCCGGCTCTCGAGTGGTTGGACATGGGCGGGAACCAAATGGAGCACTTACCAGATGATATTCACAA GATGGAGAAGCTGCACACACTGTGGCTCCAAAGAAACGATTTGGAGTATCTGCCAGACAACATCAGCCGCATGCACAACCTGGACACGCTGGTGCTCAGCAAGAACAAGCTCAGAGACATTCCTCCACTGATGGAGGGCATGTCCAACCTCAG GTTTGTAAATTTCCGAGACAACCCTCTGACATACGACGTGACTCTTCCTGACCTAAAAGAGGACGTGGCCGAAGAGGACAACGATAGGGAGATGTTCGGCCGAGAATTCATGCACCATTATATCCACGAAGCCCGCAAAAGAG GATCGCAGACTTACATGTCAGTGCTAAATGTGACGCTGGACGGTTCGATAGACGAAGTGGCGTGA
- the LOC124391160 gene encoding dynein light chain Tctex-type 5 isoform X1 translates to MRNTSFNSKNMMREICKPGASTKKRTSKRAVKKEASSLSIRPQREEDHVKEHLVLHQFVPQHHFPNGLLLSLMKRLMDERLGAMEYSPACSSVATELSESIKEAAKGLSNGRYKLICCVAIGQLRNSAVSCSSRGVWSPDTDTFTEYLFKNQHLFALCVLFAVYQE, encoded by the exons ATG AGGAACACATCTTTCAACTCAAAGAACATGATG CGAGAGATTTGTAAGCCGGGTGCGTCTACAAAAAAGCGCACCTCCAAACGAGCAGTGAAGAAAGAGGCATCATCTCTCAGCATTAGACCTCAACGGGAAGAG GACCATGTGAAAGAGCACCTTGTGCTCCACCAGTTTGTGCCACAACACCACTTCCCCAATGGTCTCCTTCTCTCCCTGATGAAGCGCCTGATGGATGAGAGACTCGGTGCCATGGAGTACAGCCCGGCATGTTCGTCTGTCGCCACTGAGCTGTCTGAATCCATTAAAGAGGCAGCGAAAGGCCTCTCCAATGGACGCTATAAACTCATCTGCTGCGTTGCCATAGGGCAGCTCCGCAACTCTGCCGTCTCCTGCTCGAGCCGAGGTGTCTGGAGTCCAGACACAGACACCTTCACAGAGTACCTGTTCAAAAACCAGCATCTGTTCGCCCTGTGCGTTCTCTTCGCCGTGTACCAGGAGTAG
- the LOC124391160 gene encoding dynein light chain Tctex-type 5 isoform X2, with translation MMREICKPGASTKKRTSKRAVKKEASSLSIRPQREEDHVKEHLVLHQFVPQHHFPNGLLLSLMKRLMDERLGAMEYSPACSSVATELSESIKEAAKGLSNGRYKLICCVAIGQLRNSAVSCSSRGVWSPDTDTFTEYLFKNQHLFALCVLFAVYQE, from the exons ATGATG CGAGAGATTTGTAAGCCGGGTGCGTCTACAAAAAAGCGCACCTCCAAACGAGCAGTGAAGAAAGAGGCATCATCTCTCAGCATTAGACCTCAACGGGAAGAG GACCATGTGAAAGAGCACCTTGTGCTCCACCAGTTTGTGCCACAACACCACTTCCCCAATGGTCTCCTTCTCTCCCTGATGAAGCGCCTGATGGATGAGAGACTCGGTGCCATGGAGTACAGCCCGGCATGTTCGTCTGTCGCCACTGAGCTGTCTGAATCCATTAAAGAGGCAGCGAAAGGCCTCTCCAATGGACGCTATAAACTCATCTGCTGCGTTGCCATAGGGCAGCTCCGCAACTCTGCCGTCTCCTGCTCGAGCCGAGGTGTCTGGAGTCCAGACACAGACACCTTCACAGAGTACCTGTTCAAAAACCAGCATCTGTTCGCCCTGTGCGTTCTCTTCGCCGTGTACCAGGAGTAG